The proteins below are encoded in one region of Paenibacillus sp. YYML68:
- a CDS encoding dockerin type I repeat-containing protein — translation MNVNTGVSATTGNVVEYNGKAYAIWTEPNGSAKGQIRVKAYNGNTWTAGDLGVSLNYDDTKDAISPYLALHNNELYAIWQENNSYWQVRVKKFDGTSWTFVDGGQDNGINHTKSNGRNPKLAVYNNDLYAVWDEASGNGINQIMVKKYSNGQWAYAHQDVSSSNSNLRTGINKLTTTAGHSPSIIAHQSKLYVAWHEGSPLQIRVAEYDGSTWTFVDGGSDTTGLNHDTTKSATSVSLQVYNDVLYAAWSESATKNQIRVKKYENGAWAYADGGQATGINFNTGEEAYFPVLYAYKDELYAIRHEGSYSSRQIRVSKYNGSTWTSADGGQTVGLNRTSTNSANNGSLFAYNNELHAMWYEGSPSQIRVAVSKSKPQILKGDANGDGVVTPADALLVNKYIQGKLQLTDEQKLRLDMNDDMVIDSIDASMIMSIYLGKGV, via the coding sequence TTGAACGTCAATACTGGCGTCTCAGCCACGACGGGCAACGTCGTCGAATACAACGGCAAAGCCTATGCGATCTGGACGGAGCCCAATGGTTCAGCGAAGGGTCAGATTCGGGTTAAGGCTTACAATGGCAACACCTGGACGGCGGGTGACCTGGGTGTAAGCTTGAACTATGACGACACTAAAGACGCAATCAGCCCGTACCTCGCCTTACACAATAATGAGCTGTACGCTATATGGCAAGAGAACAACTCATATTGGCAGGTTCGTGTCAAGAAATTCGATGGAACGTCATGGACCTTCGTAGACGGTGGTCAAGATAACGGGATTAACCATACGAAGAGCAACGGTCGCAATCCGAAGTTAGCGGTGTACAACAATGATCTCTATGCGGTATGGGATGAGGCGTCTGGTAACGGCATTAATCAGATTATGGTCAAGAAGTATAGCAACGGTCAGTGGGCGTATGCGCATCAGGATGTGAGCTCCAGTAACAGCAATCTGCGTACTGGGATTAACAAGCTTACGACGACGGCGGGTCACTCCCCATCGATCATTGCTCATCAGAGCAAGCTCTATGTTGCTTGGCACGAAGGATCTCCATTGCAGATTCGAGTAGCAGAGTACGATGGCAGCACATGGACGTTCGTAGATGGCGGCAGCGATACGACAGGGCTGAATCATGACACGACCAAGAGTGCTACGAGCGTATCTTTACAAGTATATAACGATGTGCTGTATGCGGCCTGGAGCGAGTCTGCCACAAAGAATCAGATTCGGGTCAAGAAGTACGAGAACGGTGCATGGGCCTATGCAGACGGCGGGCAGGCAACGGGTATCAACTTCAACACCGGGGAGGAAGCTTATTTTCCAGTGCTGTATGCTTATAAGGATGAGCTGTATGCCATCCGGCATGAAGGAAGCTATAGCAGTCGTCAGATCCGGGTGTCTAAGTATAACGGTAGCACGTGGACCAGCGCTGACGGAGGTCAGACCGTTGGACTGAACAGAACGAGCACGAATTCGGCCAACAATGGTTCGTTATTCGCCTACAACAATGAGCTTCACGCGATGTGGTATGAGGGCTCGCCTTCACAGATTCGAGTCGCCGTCTCGAAATCGAAGCCGCAGATTTTGAAGGGAGACGCCAATGGCGACGGAGTCGTAACTCCTGCTGATGCATTACTAGTCAATAAATACATTCAAGGCAAGCTCCAGCTGACTGACGAGCAGAAGCTGCGTCTGGATATGAATGACGACATGGTCATTGATTCGATTGATGCAAGCATGATCATGTCCATTTATCTCGGGAAAGGGGTATAA
- a CDS encoding cadherin-like beta sandwich domain-containing protein: MNMSFLSRGKSPIRSIIAAILVWTMVLYSGLGFGLGTIHAGTLIQNSIEIDSVEGVRGSAVTMSVYIEPSDGIWQYDVAVTYKSDALELDTASGSPVMHADGTNTLSYTTAVNPVDGTSSVHVTNMHMLLGKEKVFTVRFKVKDTAPDGDTPVTVSGTVTEDTNPLQALAMNGKVTINAKPVASQVKVSGTTQVGQTLTGSYSYSDAENDTVGASVYQWYRADDAAGLNKVAITGATSVTYTLTSAELEKYVLFEVTPAALTGDKTGVPVLSTGVGPVEAVPVIVHSAGVMIGDIAGSPGQVVDVPVTVYTASAGIGSYGMKLSYDPSLYEVKGITGNTGGLFDSHYDNTAGWLKAAWADATGGDQPAVAGDKLFTISLMIKNVPANGAGLSVETGVLSSFTFTDTLAVEMNKVLYNGQVQVTANPKLSSLTVSAGNLSPAFDTDTSSYAIQVPFEVSKLTVTATAQDEQGTIKVNGYGATQGAPSPQLDLQEGNNVLTVLVTARDGITTKSYQIQVNRANEVLYPDLNSLVLSEGSLSPAFDKNTTAYTAQVPFSVSEVHVTAAVYDSRSTLKLNGQVAASGAASAPIALQEGENTIEVVVTAKDGHIAKTYTIQLNREYEVLNVDLSSLALSAGTLSPAFAKDKTAYSAQVPNSVSDVKVTATVDDSRSTLKINGQAAVSGTASGLIPLNVGDNTIELVVTSYNNKLSRTYTMTVKREEEEPSSSGSGPAPAGQGFRVIVDGKPQDQIATGVTTKDNNRTIITANVDGDKLKAQLDKEGAKPTVIIPVTTTADTVSAVLSGDAMKAMESKQATLVVQTPNGSYKLPAQELALDNLVKRFDGQVPVSDLKIQVDVTKSSDAKVSTLDRAAAAQRFSVVTAPVDFKVTASYHEQSVAIDTFSSYVERELALPSDVDASKITTGVVLEADGTVRHVPTHVMKREASYYAVINSLTNSTYTLIWNPKSFLDVTGHWAQDAVNSMASRMIVNGVDANSFNPDAAITRAEFAAIVVRALGLPNSSQATEFEDVLNGQWFAGAVQKAYEYGIIEGYDNRMFHPNQTITRQEAMVMIARAMRIVGLDQTSNADVDAALSAFADQSQVAAWAKTGAAALVQSKLVVGSDTGLKPSSLITRAETAVIVKRLLEQAQLIDSNEK; this comes from the coding sequence ATGAATATGAGCTTTCTTAGCCGTGGAAAGTCCCCGATCCGTTCCATCATTGCGGCCATTCTGGTCTGGACGATGGTGCTGTACTCCGGTCTTGGATTCGGTCTCGGGACGATTCATGCGGGTACACTTATTCAGAATAGTATTGAAATTGACAGTGTTGAAGGCGTCCGTGGCTCCGCTGTGACGATGTCGGTGTATATAGAGCCTAGCGATGGCATCTGGCAATATGATGTGGCGGTCACATATAAGAGCGATGCGCTCGAGCTGGATACCGCCAGCGGGAGCCCGGTCATGCATGCTGATGGCACTAACACATTATCTTATACAACAGCTGTCAACCCAGTAGACGGCACAAGCAGTGTACATGTGACCAATATGCACATGCTGCTAGGTAAGGAGAAGGTGTTCACAGTTCGCTTCAAGGTTAAGGATACGGCCCCGGATGGCGACACGCCTGTTACCGTATCCGGTACGGTCACTGAAGATACGAACCCGCTCCAGGCACTTGCAATGAATGGTAAAGTAACGATTAACGCGAAGCCTGTTGCTAGCCAAGTCAAAGTATCCGGTACGACGCAGGTCGGTCAGACGTTGACTGGCAGCTACTCGTATTCCGATGCAGAGAATGATACGGTCGGTGCGTCCGTGTACCAGTGGTACCGAGCGGACGATGCGGCAGGCTTGAATAAGGTCGCGATTACGGGAGCGACGTCCGTGACGTACACGCTCACCTCAGCCGAGCTAGAGAAGTATGTGCTGTTCGAGGTAACACCTGCAGCCTTGACCGGAGATAAGACCGGAGTGCCTGTCCTCAGTACAGGAGTAGGTCCTGTCGAGGCTGTACCCGTCATTGTCCATAGCGCAGGTGTGATGATTGGGGATATCGCAGGTTCACCGGGACAGGTCGTCGACGTTCCTGTTACGGTATATACCGCATCCGCGGGCATTGGCTCCTACGGAATGAAGCTGAGCTATGACCCGAGCCTCTACGAGGTGAAGGGAATTACCGGGAATACGGGAGGACTGTTCGATTCCCATTACGACAATACTGCAGGTTGGCTGAAGGCCGCTTGGGCCGATGCTACTGGAGGCGATCAGCCTGCTGTTGCGGGCGACAAGCTGTTCACTATCTCATTGATGATCAAGAATGTACCTGCGAACGGAGCAGGTCTGTCCGTGGAGACAGGCGTGCTGAGCAGCTTCACCTTCACAGATACGCTAGCAGTCGAGATGAATAAGGTGCTCTACAACGGACAAGTGCAGGTGACAGCGAATCCGAAGCTGAGCAGCCTGACGGTGTCTGCTGGTAACCTGAGCCCCGCATTCGATACCGACACAAGCAGCTACGCGATCCAGGTGCCGTTCGAGGTATCGAAGCTAACCGTCACAGCGACGGCGCAGGATGAGCAGGGGACGATTAAGGTGAACGGGTATGGGGCGACACAGGGAGCGCCTTCCCCACAGCTTGATTTGCAAGAAGGGAATAACGTATTGACCGTGCTTGTGACCGCTCGTGACGGCATAACCACCAAGTCCTACCAGATACAGGTGAACAGAGCGAACGAAGTCCTGTACCCGGACTTGAACAGTCTGGTGCTGTCAGAAGGCAGCCTGAGCCCAGCGTTCGATAAAAACACAACAGCGTATACGGCACAGGTACCGTTCTCGGTATCGGAGGTCCATGTGACGGCAGCCGTATACGATAGCCGTTCCACGTTGAAGCTTAATGGTCAAGTGGCAGCTAGCGGTGCTGCATCCGCCCCGATTGCCTTGCAGGAGGGCGAGAACACGATTGAAGTAGTCGTAACAGCGAAGGACGGCCACATCGCGAAGACGTATACGATTCAACTGAATCGGGAGTATGAGGTATTGAACGTGGACTTGAGCAGTCTGGCGCTGTCTGCGGGTACGCTGAGTCCTGCTTTTGCCAAAGACAAGACCGCATATTCCGCACAGGTGCCGAACTCGGTATCAGATGTAAAAGTCACGGCGACCGTAGACGACTCCCGTTCGACGCTTAAGATCAATGGACAGGCTGCTGTCAGTGGAACTGCCTCCGGTCTGATTCCGTTGAACGTAGGCGACAACACGATCGAGCTGGTCGTGACATCCTACAACAACAAGCTGTCCCGCACGTACACCATGACGGTGAAGCGTGAGGAGGAGGAGCCATCTTCATCGGGATCTGGGCCAGCACCAGCTGGACAAGGCTTCCGAGTCATCGTAGACGGCAAGCCTCAGGACCAGATTGCAACAGGTGTGACGACGAAGGACAACAACAGAACAATCATTACCGCGAATGTCGATGGCGACAAGCTGAAGGCGCAGCTGGATAAGGAAGGCGCCAAGCCGACCGTAATCATCCCGGTTACGACAACAGCGGACACCGTATCCGCCGTATTAAGCGGAGACGCGATGAAGGCGATGGAGAGCAAGCAGGCGACACTGGTCGTGCAGACGCCTAACGGAAGCTACAAGCTGCCCGCTCAAGAGCTTGCACTCGACAATCTGGTCAAGCGCTTCGACGGTCAAGTTCCTGTATCTGACCTGAAGATTCAAGTGGATGTGACCAAGAGCAGCGACGCCAAGGTCAGCACACTCGACCGCGCGGCAGCAGCACAACGCTTCAGTGTCGTCACAGCTCCTGTTGACTTCAAGGTGACGGCATCGTACCATGAGCAATCTGTTGCTATCGATACGTTCAGCTCGTACGTGGAGCGTGAGCTTGCACTTCCGTCTGACGTAGATGCGAGCAAGATAACAACGGGTGTTGTCCTTGAGGCCGATGGAACGGTTCGACATGTGCCGACGCATGTGATGAAGCGCGAAGCTTCCTATTATGCGGTCATTAACAGCTTGACGAACAGCACGTACACGTTAATCTGGAATCCGAAGTCATTCTTGGACGTAACGGGTCATTGGGCTCAGGACGCTGTGAACAGCATGGCCTCCCGTATGATCGTGAACGGAGTCGATGCGAACAGCTTCAACCCGGATGCGGCGATTACACGTGCGGAATTCGCAGCCATTGTTGTACGGGCGCTAGGACTGCCGAACAGCAGTCAGGCAACTGAGTTCGAGGACGTGCTGAACGGTCAATGGTTCGCCGGTGCGGTCCAGAAGGCATATGAGTATGGCATTATCGAGGGCTATGACAATCGCATGTTCCATCCGAACCAGACGATTACTCGTCAGGAAGCGATGGTCATGATCGCAAGGGCGATGCGGATCGTAGGCCTCGATCAGACGAGCAACGCGGATGTTGACGCGGCGCTGTCGGCCTTCGCCGATCAGAGCCAGGTTGCAGCGTGGGCGAAGACAGGAGCTGCGGCTCTCGTACAGAGCAAGCTTGTGGTCGGCTCCGATACTGGGCTGAAGCCTTCGAGCCTGATCACTAGAGCCGAGACAGCCGTCATCGTGAAGAGACTGCTGGAGCAAGCTCAGCTGATTGACAGCAACGAGAAGTAA